One window of the Lactococcus lactis genome contains the following:
- a CDS encoding helix-turn-helix domain-containing protein: MTTFERIKNLADNQKISLQKVAIDIGLSENAIYGWKTRKPKGEDLAKIADYFHVSVDYLLGREEIDGPQFSPELLEAIDNAEGYSGQPMDDHDKEIIKGLLAGYFAGKNKK; this comes from the coding sequence ATGACTACGTTTGAAAGAATAAAAAATTTAGCTGATAACCAAAAGATTAGCTTACAAAAAGTTGCAATAGATATCGGTCTCAGCGAAAATGCTATTTACGGTTGGAAAACTCGTAAACCAAAAGGTGAGGATTTAGCTAAAATAGCGGATTACTTCCATGTTTCTGTAGATTATTTGCTAGGTAGAGAAGAAATTGACGGGCCTCAGTTTTCTCCTGAACTTCTTGAAGCAATTGATAATGCAGAAGGTTATTCAGGTCAACCAATGGATGATCATGATAAGGAAATAATAAAAGGCCTTCTAGCTGGTTATTTTGCAGGTAAGAACAAAAAATAA